The following is a genomic window from Amycolatopsis cihanbeyliensis.
CGGCGAGGACGAGCACTTCCGCCACCGGCTGCTGCACATCGTCACCCAGCTCGGTGCGGACACGGCCTAGGATCTAGCGAGCCATCGACGCGGATGGAGCCTGCATGTCCGTACCTGCCGACCGGGAGCTGGACCGGGACGCCCTCCGGCTGCGCCGGCCGCGGCCACGCGCGGAACCGGCGGGCACGCTGGAGACGGCCCGGCACGTCGCCGAGGACCTCGCGGACGGCCTCGCCGGTCCGCGCGCCCGCGCGGCGGCACGCGGAATCCGCCGGCTGCTCGAGGTCGAGGGCGTCGGGCTGGCGGACCTCTCCGGCGGGCTGGTGCTGTCCGGGCGGCTGCCCGCGGAGGTCGACACGGCGGCCATGGTCGAGGACGTGCTGCACACCGAAAGCCGGTGCGGCCGCGGCCAGGTCATCGCGCTCCCGCTGATCGTGCACGACGAGATGGCCGGCGCGCTGCTGGTCTCCGGCCGGGCCGGCAGGGCGGCACTGCGCGAGGTCGCCGGCGTGATCGTGGCGGCGCTGGAACGCGGCCACCTCGAGGCCTCGGCCGAGCACGCCGCGCAGGCCGAGTTGCGGGCGCTGCGCGCGGAGATCTCCCCGCACTTCGTGTACAACGCGCTCACCGTCATCGCCGGCCTTGTCCGCTCCGAACCCGCCCGGTCACGGGAGCTGATGCTCGACTTCGCCGACTACATCCGGTACAGCCTGGCCAGGCACGGCGAGTACACCACGGTGGCCGACGAGTTCCACGCGATCGAGACCTACCTCGCACTGCAGCGCGCCGTGCTCGGCGACCGGCTGCGGGTGCAGGTCAGGGTGGCGCCCGAGGTGCTCGCCGTGGCCATCCCCTACCTGGTCCTGCAGCCGATCGTGGAGAACGCGGTGCGGCACGGGATCGAGCCCTGCGCGGGTGGCGGGCACGTGCAGGTCACCGGCGAGGCCGAGGGCGCGGACTGCGTGATCAGCGTGGAGGACAGCGGCACCGGGATGCACCCCGCTGCGGCCGAGGCCGTCCTCGCCGGGCACGGCGGCGGCAGCATGGGACTGGCCAATGTCGACCGCAGGTTGCGTAACGTGTACGGGCCGTGGTTCGGGCTCGTCGTGGAGACGGCCGAGGGCGACGGCACCAGGGTGCTCGTCCGGGTCCCCATGTTCCAGCCGGGAGTGATGCCGTGAAAGCCAGCGGCCTGCACGTACTCGCCGTGGACGATGTGCCCGCGGCGCTGGAGGACCTGTGCCAGCTGCTCCGGGACGCCCCGGAGATCGCCCGGGTCACCGCGGCCGGCGACCCGCTCAGCGCGCTGCGGATGATCCGCGGCGAGCGGTTCGACGCGGTGTTCCTGGACATCGCCATGCCCGGCCTGGACGGGCTGGAGCTGGCCGCGCTGCTGGGCAAGCTCGCCGAGCCACCGGTGATCGTGTTCGTCACCGCCTATGACGAGCACGCGGTGGCGGCCTTCGGTGTCGGGGCGGTGGACTACCTGCTCAAACCGGTGCGCGCGGAACGCCTCGCCGACGCGCTGGCCAGGGTCGGCCGGATCACGCCTGCCGCGGAACCCGGCAGCGACCGGCCGGACGCACTCGCGGCGCTGCCGGTGGAGTCCGGCGGCCGCACCCGGTACGTGCGGCGCGACGACGTGCGCTTCGTCGAGGCGCACGGCGACTACGTCCGGCTGCACACCCCCTCCGGCGTGCACCCGGTACGGATGCCGATCTCCCGCCTCGAGGAGTACTGGGCGGACGCCGGTTTCGCCCGCGCGCACCGCGGCTACCTCGTGGCCCTGGACGCGGTGCGCGAGCTGCGCAGCGACTCGGTCGGTGGCCTGCTCGCGCACACCGACCTCGGGGACGTACCGGTCAGCCGCAGGCACGCAAGGGAACTGCGCGAGCGGCTGCTGCGCGCGGCCCAGCGCGGCGAGCTCAGCCGACCCGAGCAACGCACCTGACCGGCACCGGGATCATCGAGATGAGTACCAACCGCCGCGTCGCGGTCACCAGCCCGCAGACCCGCCTGGCGCACGCCCGGCGCAGGCACCGCGCGCGGTGGCGGCCGGCGACGCTGGACCCCGCCGAGGCCCAGCGGGCCGTCCGGCTCTACCGGGCGCAACGCCGACGCTCGACGCTCGCCGTCGCCCTGCTGTTCGCGCTC
Proteins encoded in this region:
- a CDS encoding sensor histidine kinase codes for the protein MSVPADRELDRDALRLRRPRPRAEPAGTLETARHVAEDLADGLAGPRARAAARGIRRLLEVEGVGLADLSGGLVLSGRLPAEVDTAAMVEDVLHTESRCGRGQVIALPLIVHDEMAGALLVSGRAGRAALREVAGVIVAALERGHLEASAEHAAQAELRALRAEISPHFVYNALTVIAGLVRSEPARSRELMLDFADYIRYSLARHGEYTTVADEFHAIETYLALQRAVLGDRLRVQVRVAPEVLAVAIPYLVLQPIVENAVRHGIEPCAGGGHVQVTGEAEGADCVISVEDSGTGMHPAAAEAVLAGHGGGSMGLANVDRRLRNVYGPWFGLVVETAEGDGTRVLVRVPMFQPGVMP
- a CDS encoding LytR/AlgR family response regulator transcription factor; translated protein: MKASGLHVLAVDDVPAALEDLCQLLRDAPEIARVTAAGDPLSALRMIRGERFDAVFLDIAMPGLDGLELAALLGKLAEPPVIVFVTAYDEHAVAAFGVGAVDYLLKPVRAERLADALARVGRITPAAEPGSDRPDALAALPVESGGRTRYVRRDDVRFVEAHGDYVRLHTPSGVHPVRMPISRLEEYWADAGFARAHRGYLVALDAVRELRSDSVGGLLAHTDLGDVPVSRRHARELRERLLRAAQRGELSRPEQRT